Proteins found in one Cyanobium sp. ATX 6F1 genomic segment:
- a CDS encoding arylsulfatase — translation MTPADSVQRQILPIPDQSHVGLITYDARDPDTTYPPIRDLRPPAGAPNVLVILLDDVGFGASSAFGGPCHTPNIEKLAAGGLKYNRFHTTALCSPTRQALLTGRNHHSVGMGGITEIATAAPGYNSILPNTCAPLARTLKLNGYSTAQFGKCHEVPVWQTSPMGPFDAWPTGGGGFEYFYGFIGGETNQWYPALYEGTTPVEPRKTPEQGYHLSDDLTTKAIQWIRQQKALMADKPFFTYFAPGATHAPHHVPKEWADKYKGQFDQGWDKLREETFARQKQLGVIPADCQLTGRHGDIPAWDTITAEMKPILARQMEVYAGFLEHTDHHVGRLIDALQDLEILEDTLVYVIIGDNGASAEGSLQGCFNEMAPLTGFAHLETAEFLSERLDQLGGVQAYNHYAVGWAHAMDTPYQWTKQVASHFGGTRNGTIVHWPKGIQAKGEIRSQFHHVIDVAPTILEAAGLPQPTFVNGVQQRPIEGVSMAYSFNDSSAAERRQTQYFEMAGNRGIYHKGWTAVTRHRTPWVTGQVKLAAFDDDVWELYDTSTDWTQAQDLASVHPQKLHELQRLWLIEATRYNVLPLDDRFAERANPEIAGRPQLIKGTRQVLFGGMGRLSESSIVNFKNKSHAITAELVVPEAGAEGVIIAQGGLTGGWSLYTKEGKPKYCYNFYGVNRYTIAGTETIPPGTHQVRMEFDYDGGGLAKGGTVTLYVDGQKAGEGRVEQTEPMLFSADETCDVGFEAGSPVTDDYPSVGGTFSGEVNWVEIAVDKDAEDLDHLISPEERLQVAMALQ, via the coding sequence ATGACCCCAGCTGATTCCGTACAACGCCAGATCTTGCCGATCCCGGATCAATCCCACGTGGGGCTGATCACCTACGACGCCAGGGATCCGGATACCACCTATCCCCCGATCCGGGATCTGCGGCCGCCGGCGGGAGCACCCAATGTGCTCGTGATCCTGCTGGATGATGTGGGCTTCGGTGCCTCCAGCGCCTTCGGTGGGCCCTGCCACACCCCGAACATCGAGAAGCTGGCTGCCGGCGGCCTCAAGTACAACCGCTTCCACACCACCGCCCTCTGCTCCCCCACCCGTCAGGCCCTGCTCACCGGCCGCAACCACCATTCAGTGGGCATGGGCGGCATCACCGAGATCGCCACAGCTGCTCCCGGCTACAACTCGATCCTGCCGAACACCTGTGCTCCCCTGGCGCGCACCCTGAAGCTCAACGGCTACTCCACCGCGCAGTTCGGCAAATGCCATGAGGTGCCCGTCTGGCAGACGAGCCCGATGGGCCCCTTTGATGCCTGGCCCACGGGCGGCGGTGGCTTCGAATACTTCTATGGCTTCATCGGCGGTGAAACCAACCAGTGGTATCCGGCGCTTTATGAGGGCACCACGCCGGTGGAACCCAGGAAGACGCCCGAGCAGGGCTATCACCTCAGCGATGATCTGACCACCAAGGCGATTCAGTGGATCCGCCAGCAGAAGGCGCTGATGGCTGACAAGCCCTTCTTCACCTATTTCGCTCCTGGAGCGACCCATGCCCCGCACCATGTGCCGAAGGAATGGGCCGACAAGTACAAGGGTCAGTTCGACCAGGGCTGGGACAAGTTGAGAGAGGAAACCTTTGCCCGTCAGAAGCAGTTGGGGGTGATTCCTGCCGACTGTCAGCTCACCGGGCGCCATGGGGATATTCCCGCCTGGGACACGATCACGGCCGAGATGAAACCGATTCTCGCCCGCCAGATGGAGGTGTATGCGGGCTTCCTGGAGCACACCGATCATCACGTCGGACGGTTGATCGACGCGCTCCAGGACCTCGAAATTCTTGAGGACACGCTGGTCTACGTGATCATCGGCGACAACGGCGCCTCAGCGGAGGGCTCCCTCCAGGGCTGTTTCAACGAAATGGCTCCGCTCACGGGCTTTGCCCACCTCGAAACCGCCGAGTTCCTCAGCGAGCGCCTGGATCAACTGGGCGGTGTACAGGCCTACAACCACTACGCGGTGGGCTGGGCCCACGCCATGGACACCCCCTACCAGTGGACCAAGCAGGTGGCCTCCCACTTCGGCGGCACCCGCAACGGCACCATCGTGCATTGGCCCAAGGGAATCCAGGCCAAGGGCGAGATCCGCAGCCAGTTCCACCATGTGATCGATGTGGCCCCAACGATTCTGGAGGCGGCGGGCCTGCCCCAGCCCACCTTCGTCAATGGGGTGCAACAGCGGCCGATCGAAGGGGTGAGCATGGCCTATTCCTTCAATGATTCCAGCGCTGCCGAACGGCGCCAGACCCAGTACTTCGAGATGGCGGGCAACCGCGGCATCTACCACAAGGGCTGGACGGCGGTGACCAGGCACCGAACCCCCTGGGTGACCGGTCAGGTGAAGCTGGCTGCCTTCGACGACGATGTCTGGGAGCTCTACGACACCAGCACCGACTGGACCCAGGCGCAGGATCTGGCCAGCGTCCATCCCCAGAAGCTCCATGAACTGCAGCGGCTGTGGCTGATCGAAGCCACCCGCTACAACGTGCTGCCGCTGGATGATCGCTTCGCCGAGCGGGCCAATCCCGAGATCGCCGGTCGGCCACAATTGATTAAGGGAACCCGCCAAGTGCTGTTCGGCGGCATGGGGCGGTTGAGCGAAAGCTCAATCGTCAACTTCAAGAACAAGTCACACGCCATCACCGCCGAGCTGGTGGTTCCGGAAGCGGGTGCCGAGGGCGTGATCATCGCCCAGGGTGGTCTCACCGGTGGCTGGAGCCTCTACACGAAGGAGGGCAAACCGAAGTACTGCTACAACTTCTATGGCGTGAACCGCTACACGATCGCGGGCACAGAGACGATCCCCCCTGGAACCCACCAGGTGCGGATGGAGTTCGACTACGACGGCGGCGGCCTGGCCAAGGGCGGCACGGTGACGCTCTATGTGGATGGACAGAAGGCCGGCGAAGGCCGGGTGGAGCAGACTGAACCGATGCTTTTCTCCGCCGACGAGACCTGCGACGTCGGTTTCGAGGCCGGTTCACCGGTGACCGACGACTATCCGAGCGTTGGTGGCACGTTCAGCGGCGAGGTGAACTGGGTGGAGATCGCGGTCGACAAGGACGCCGAGGATCTCGATCACCTGATCTCACCCGAAGAACGGCTGCAGGTGGCGATGGCGTTGCAATAG
- a CDS encoding type II toxin-antitoxin system VapC family toxin, producing the protein MEPAGPLLLDTHLLLWWAVEPERLPTALRQELSDRRQPLLFSVVSLWEVAVKTSLGRPGFRVDAQALRQGLLREGFSEQAITAAHGLAVQHLPWVHRDPFDRLLVAQARCEGLTLLSADRTLMAYGPEVRLAAL; encoded by the coding sequence ATGGAGCCGGCGGGTCCGCTGCTGCTCGACACCCACCTGCTGCTCTGGTGGGCCGTTGAGCCCGAGCGGCTGCCAACGGCACTCCGGCAGGAACTCAGCGACAGGCGGCAACCGCTCCTGTTCAGCGTGGTGAGCCTGTGGGAAGTGGCGGTCAAAACCTCCCTTGGGCGCCCCGGATTTCGGGTCGACGCCCAGGCCCTGAGGCAGGGCTTGCTGCGCGAGGGGTTCAGCGAGCAGGCGATCACTGCCGCCCATGGGCTGGCCGTGCAGCACCTGCCCTGGGTGCACCGCGACCCATTCGACAGGCTGCTGGTGGCCCAGGCCCGCTGCGAAGGACTCACCCTGCTCAGCGCCGATCGCACCCTGATGGCCTACGGGCCTGAAGTGAGGCTCGCGGCCCTTTGA
- a CDS encoding type II toxin-antitoxin system Phd/YefM family antitoxin, which translates to MQVNLHDAKTHLSRYVAQALEGEEVVIAKAGHPLVRLVPVEQGTPQRRTGFLQGKAEITADLKADFSAEIEAMFG; encoded by the coding sequence ATGCAGGTCAACCTCCACGACGCCAAAACCCACCTGTCCCGCTACGTGGCCCAGGCCCTGGAGGGCGAGGAGGTGGTGATCGCCAAGGCAGGCCATCCGCTGGTGCGCCTGGTGCCGGTGGAGCAGGGCACCCCCCAGCGCAGGACAGGCTTCCTCCAGGGGAAGGCCGAGATCACGGCCGATCTCAAGGCTGATTTCAGCGCCGAAATCGAAGCGATGTTCGGTTGA